In one window of Nocardiopsis aegyptia DNA:
- a CDS encoding cytochrome d ubiquinol oxidase subunit II, whose amino-acid sequence MDVLSTVLLSLFVVGYLVLAGADVGLGMLMPKVARTPEQRRRVVAAIAPYFLASEVWLVAAVGVLAGLFPVLDHHVVTELWPVLVSLLGAWLVRDAGLWLRARVDTPSWRAVCDTAVVAGSWGVAAAWGLVLAGLLTGGLTASVFTPLCVLAVLALFALRGASFGAERLVGEFHDDSADVAAQATRVLARVALVAALLAAGTGLLPGGVVTDRPLVAAASAVVLLAVLAVTSGLTGPMLSRHTSALAMGAAGVLTALSAQLPMEPVPATTAVFVWAMLAPAVPFMVVGQVWMYRLARRPAPAPTFFA is encoded by the coding sequence ATGGACGTCCTCTCCACCGTTCTTCTCTCCCTGTTCGTCGTGGGCTACCTCGTCCTGGCCGGTGCCGACGTCGGGCTCGGCATGCTGATGCCGAAGGTGGCGCGCACGCCGGAGCAGCGCCGCCGCGTGGTGGCGGCGATCGCCCCGTACTTCCTGGCCTCGGAGGTGTGGCTGGTCGCCGCGGTCGGGGTACTGGCCGGCCTGTTCCCTGTCCTGGACCACCACGTGGTCACCGAGCTCTGGCCGGTGCTCGTGAGCCTGCTGGGCGCCTGGCTCGTGCGCGACGCCGGCCTGTGGCTGCGCGCGCGGGTGGACACCCCGTCCTGGCGCGCGGTCTGCGACACGGCGGTCGTGGCGGGCAGCTGGGGCGTCGCCGCCGCCTGGGGCCTGGTGCTGGCGGGCCTGCTGACCGGCGGCCTCACGGCGAGCGTGTTCACCCCGCTGTGCGTGCTGGCGGTGCTCGCGCTCTTCGCCCTGCGGGGCGCGTCCTTCGGCGCGGAGCGGCTGGTCGGCGAGTTCCACGACGACAGCGCCGACGTGGCGGCGCAGGCGACGCGGGTCCTGGCCCGGGTCGCGCTGGTCGCCGCCCTCCTGGCGGCGGGCACGGGGCTGCTGCCGGGCGGTGTGGTGACGGACCGGCCGCTGGTGGCCGCCGCCTCGGCCGTGGTGCTGCTGGCCGTCCTGGCGGTGACCAGCGGGCTCACGGGGCCGATGCTCTCGCGGCACACGTCGGCGCTGGCGATGGGCGCGGCGGGTGTGCTGACGGCACTGTCCGCGCAGCTGCCGATGGAGCCGGTCCCGGCCACGACCGCGGTGTTCGTGTGGGCGATGCTGGCCCCGGCCGTGCCGTTCATGGTGGTCGGCCAGGTGTGGATGTACCGGCTGGCCCGCCGCCCCGCCCCGGCCCCGACCTTCTTCGCCTAG
- a CDS encoding cytochrome ubiquinol oxidase subunit I — MFEDPLLLARLQFALTAATHFTFVALTLGLAPYILVNQLVATVRGDRRRMTSVRFWGGLYLVNYGMGVLSGLVMELQLAVNWNGLHEMFGYSFAAPLALETMTAFFVESTFLGLWIFGWDRMGRWAHVGCFAVVTGTAYLSAWWVLVANGFLRNPVGFEIVDGVAHLSDPVALMTNPAALLALGHIVSASLVLGALVVGAVSAYHLMRGNDPDGVFGRGIRYTAVTMVLTNELVVVFGGLQFGLFGEDPPTSGLTYTAEEIEAIEAASDGPLLTAANTAGEITMFTVYAFMFLIGPTMLVGWLLSRLVTPLRRWTWALAPLLVAPFLPYAGVVAGWVFRETNRQPWAVVHHLTTADAVTPMTPGMAVASFSFFTGAFAVLAVTTYWLLVRFARRGPQDGPLAERAADGPEQPAAPVHSF, encoded by the coding sequence ATGTTCGAAGACCCCCTCCTGCTCGCCAGGCTCCAGTTCGCGCTGACCGCGGCGACGCACTTCACGTTCGTCGCCCTGACCCTCGGGCTGGCGCCCTACATCCTCGTCAACCAGCTCGTCGCCACCGTGCGCGGCGACCGCCGGCGGATGACCTCCGTGCGGTTCTGGGGCGGGCTGTACCTGGTCAACTACGGCATGGGCGTGCTGTCCGGCCTGGTGATGGAGCTCCAGCTCGCCGTCAACTGGAACGGCCTGCACGAGATGTTCGGCTACTCCTTCGCGGCACCGCTGGCTCTGGAGACGATGACCGCGTTCTTCGTGGAGTCGACCTTCCTGGGGCTGTGGATCTTCGGCTGGGACCGCATGGGCCGGTGGGCGCACGTCGGATGCTTCGCGGTGGTCACCGGCACCGCCTACCTCTCCGCCTGGTGGGTGCTCGTGGCCAACGGGTTCCTGCGCAACCCGGTCGGCTTCGAGATCGTCGACGGCGTGGCGCACCTGTCCGACCCGGTGGCGCTGATGACCAACCCCGCGGCGCTGCTGGCCCTCGGCCACATCGTGAGCGCCTCGCTCGTGCTCGGCGCCCTGGTCGTGGGCGCCGTGAGCGCCTACCACCTGATGCGCGGCAACGACCCGGACGGCGTCTTCGGTCGCGGCATCCGGTACACGGCGGTCACGATGGTGCTCACCAACGAGCTGGTCGTGGTCTTCGGCGGCCTGCAGTTCGGGCTCTTCGGCGAGGACCCGCCCACCAGCGGGCTGACCTACACCGCCGAGGAGATCGAGGCGATCGAGGCGGCCTCGGACGGCCCGCTGCTCACCGCTGCCAACACGGCAGGCGAGATCACCATGTTCACGGTGTACGCGTTCATGTTCCTCATCGGTCCGACGATGCTGGTCGGCTGGCTGCTCAGCCGACTGGTCACGCCGTTGCGGCGGTGGACGTGGGCGCTGGCGCCGCTGCTCGTCGCCCCGTTCCTGCCCTACGCGGGGGTCGTCGCCGGCTGGGTCTTCCGTGAGACCAACCGCCAGCCGTGGGCGGTCGTGCACCACCTGACCACCGCCGACGCCGTGACGCCCATGACCCCGGGCATGGCCGTGGCCTCCTTCTCCTTCTTCACCGGCGCGTTCGCCGTCCTGGCCGTGACCACGTACTGGCTTCTGGTGCGCTTCGCCCGCCGCGGGCCGCAGGACGGTCCCCTCGCGGAGCGCGCCGCGGACGGACCCGAGCAGCCCGCCGCCCCCGTCCACTCGTTCTGA
- a CDS encoding response regulator encodes MIRVLLADDQALVRAGFRALLDSAPDIEVVAEAADGEEAVRLARAERPDVVLMDIRMPGVDGLAATERILADRNLDAIRIVILTTFDLDEYIFEALRAGASGFLVKDTEPRDLLQAVRVVHEGEALLSPGITRRLIADYAGRPRGAPAPAVRLNGLTEREREVLALVGEGLTNEEIARRLVVSPATAKTHVSRTMVKLGVRDRAQLVVIAYETALVTPKWSQGT; translated from the coding sequence GTGATCCGCGTGCTGCTCGCCGACGACCAGGCACTGGTGCGCGCGGGCTTTCGCGCGCTGCTGGACAGTGCCCCCGACATCGAGGTGGTCGCCGAGGCCGCCGACGGTGAGGAGGCCGTCCGGCTGGCCCGGGCCGAGCGCCCCGACGTCGTCCTGATGGACATCCGCATGCCGGGGGTGGACGGTCTGGCGGCCACGGAGCGGATCCTGGCCGACCGGAACCTGGACGCGATCCGGATCGTCATCCTCACCACGTTCGACCTGGACGAGTACATCTTCGAAGCGCTGCGCGCGGGGGCCAGCGGGTTCCTGGTCAAGGACACCGAGCCGCGCGACCTGTTGCAGGCGGTGCGCGTGGTGCACGAGGGCGAGGCCCTGCTCTCCCCGGGGATCACCCGGCGGCTGATCGCCGACTACGCGGGCCGGCCGCGCGGTGCCCCCGCCCCCGCGGTCCGCCTGAACGGGCTCACCGAACGCGAGCGCGAGGTGCTGGCCCTGGTCGGCGAGGGCCTGACCAACGAGGAGATCGCGCGGCGGCTCGTGGTCAGTCCCGCCACGGCCAAGACCCACGTCAGCCGCACCATGGTGAAGCTGGGCGTGCGGGACCGGGCGCAGCTGGTCGTGATCGCCTACGAGACCGCGCTGGTGACCCCCAAGTGGAGCCAGGGGACCTGA
- a CDS encoding sensor histidine kinase: protein MAALHPRPTRHDLWLTGVLLLLSAGSTCVITLVDPVPTQRDPWPWGYALILVASLPLLVRRSFPCGAGVVVVAAASAYYPLGYPDGLVMLCAAVMLYTLVRHGYRILGWALGIGQFAALNVYEFAFFGTVRPEALGIIAWVLVLLCSAEVMRWRGEYQKAERERVAEAGRTREEELLRRASDERLRLARDVHDTVAHNISLINVQAGTALYLMESEPERAAQALSTIKQTSKDTLSELRGILGVLRAVDEAAPRSPVPGVERLFELVEGTRGAGVEVTLETTGTPQHLPASTGTAAYRTVQEALTNVVRHSGASHVRVRIAYAASALDIEVTDDGHGTVGPPAHGNGITGMTERAALVGGSVDAGPLDGGGFRVRARLPLDGGERPAAVSADETRSP from the coding sequence GTGGCAGCACTACATCCGCGTCCCACGCGACACGACCTCTGGCTCACCGGCGTCCTGCTCCTGCTCTCGGCGGGCAGCACCTGCGTGATCACCCTGGTCGACCCGGTGCCGACCCAGCGGGATCCGTGGCCCTGGGGGTACGCGCTGATCCTGGTCGCGAGCCTGCCCCTGCTGGTGCGCAGGTCGTTCCCGTGCGGGGCCGGGGTCGTGGTGGTGGCCGCGGCCAGCGCGTACTACCCCCTGGGCTACCCCGACGGCCTGGTCATGCTCTGCGCCGCGGTGATGCTCTACACCCTGGTCCGGCACGGGTACCGCATCCTCGGATGGGCGCTGGGCATCGGACAGTTCGCGGCGCTCAACGTCTACGAGTTCGCCTTCTTCGGAACCGTCCGGCCCGAGGCGCTCGGCATCATCGCGTGGGTGCTGGTCCTGTTGTGCAGCGCCGAGGTCATGCGGTGGCGCGGTGAGTACCAGAAGGCCGAGCGGGAGCGTGTCGCCGAGGCGGGCCGCACCCGCGAGGAGGAGCTGCTCCGGCGGGCCTCCGACGAGCGGCTGCGCCTTGCGCGCGACGTCCACGACACCGTCGCGCACAACATCTCCCTGATCAACGTGCAGGCGGGCACCGCGCTGTACCTGATGGAGTCCGAGCCAGAGCGCGCGGCCCAGGCGCTGTCCACCATCAAGCAGACCAGCAAGGACACGCTGTCCGAGCTGCGGGGCATCCTCGGTGTGCTGCGCGCGGTCGACGAGGCGGCGCCGCGCTCCCCCGTCCCCGGCGTCGAGCGGCTCTTCGAGCTCGTCGAGGGCACCCGGGGCGCCGGTGTCGAGGTGACGCTGGAGACCACCGGTACCCCCCAGCACCTGCCGGCCAGTACCGGGACGGCCGCCTACCGCACGGTGCAGGAGGCGCTGACCAACGTGGTCCGGCACTCGGGTGCCTCCCATGTCCGGGTGCGGATCGCCTACGCCGCGTCGGCCCTGGACATCGAGGTCACCGACGACGGCCACGGCACGGTCGGCCCGCCCGCGCACGGCAACGGGATCACCGGGATGACCGAGCGCGCCGCCCTGGTCGGGGGTTCGGTGGACGCGGGCCCCCTGGACGGGGGAGGATTCCGGGTGCGGGCGCGGCTGCCGTTGGACGGCGGCGAGCGCCCCGCCGCCGTCTCCGCCGACGAAACGAGGTCCCCGTGA
- a CDS encoding spermidine synthase has translation MGRRGTRERDETPEADGPPRMELLADADRAESWFLVVDGTPQSHVDLSDPTYLDFSYMRRIAHAADLVAPEREPIDALHLGAGALTMARYVAHTRPGSRQRAVDVDAPLVELVRRRLPWDRRAQLRVGIGDAREWIGARHDSSADLVVSDVFAGARTPARLTSVEYYTEAARVLRPSGLLVVNIGDGHALAHARRQVATVRAVLPHVALTAEPGVLRGRRFGNLVLVAGHRPLPDDELGRRAHRDPEMARLLEGEDLDRFASGRSAVHDADAADSPAPPEDLF, from the coding sequence ATGGGCAGACGCGGGACCCGGGAGCGGGACGAGACACCCGAGGCGGACGGGCCGCCCCGGATGGAGCTGCTCGCCGACGCCGACCGCGCCGAGTCGTGGTTCCTGGTCGTGGACGGCACACCACAGTCGCACGTGGACCTGAGTGACCCGACCTACCTCGACTTCTCCTACATGCGGCGCATCGCGCACGCCGCCGACCTGGTCGCGCCCGAGCGCGAACCCATCGACGCGCTCCACCTGGGCGCGGGCGCGCTGACGATGGCGCGCTACGTGGCCCACACCCGCCCCGGCTCGCGCCAGCGCGCGGTCGACGTCGACGCGCCCCTGGTCGAGCTGGTGCGGCGGCGCCTGCCGTGGGACCGGCGGGCCCAGCTGCGGGTGGGGATCGGCGACGCGCGCGAGTGGATCGGCGCCCGGCACGACTCCAGCGCGGACCTGGTCGTCAGCGACGTGTTCGCGGGGGCCCGGACGCCCGCGCGGCTGACGTCGGTGGAGTACTACACCGAGGCCGCCCGGGTCCTGCGCCCCTCCGGGCTGCTGGTGGTCAACATCGGGGACGGGCACGCCCTGGCCCACGCCCGCCGACAGGTGGCGACGGTGCGGGCGGTGCTGCCGCACGTGGCGCTGACCGCGGAGCCGGGGGTCCTGCGCGGCCGCAGGTTCGGCAACCTCGTCCTGGTGGCGGGCCACCGGCCGCTGCCCGACGACGAACTGGGCCGCCGCGCGCACCGCGACCCGGAGATGGCGCGTCTACTGGAGGGCGAGGACCTGGACCGCTTCGCCTCGGGCCGCTCGGCCGTGCACGACGCCGACGCCGCCGACTCACCGGCCCCGCCCGAGGACCTGTTCTGA
- a CDS encoding proline--tRNA ligase: protein MSTLFLRTLREDPADAEVPSHKLLVRGGYVRRAAPGIYSWLPLGKIVLENVARVVREEMDAMGGQEVLLPALLPREFYETTGRWDDYGPNLFRLQDRKGADYLLGPTHEELFTLLVKGEYSSYKDFPVVLYQIQEKFRDEARPRAGVLRGREFHMKDSYSFDIDDEGLQASYDAHRAAYQRIFERLGLEYVIVSATSGAMGGSASEEFLAVAPTGEDTFVRSTESDYAANVEAVTTPAPAARPLDGLPEAVVHHTPGTATIQTLVDFLNGAGLGRDFVEADTLKNVLVKTRAPGADEWELLAVGLPGDREVDFKRLEAALEPAEVALLDESDFAANPFLVKGYIGPRALLDNKVRYLVDPRVVTGTAWVTGADRDEHHVIDLVAGRDFTPDGTIDVAEVRDGDPSPDGKGTLYTARGIEIGHIFQLGRKYTDAFQVDALGSDGKPKRITMGSYGIGVSRAVASVVEQSHDDKGIVWPREIAPADVHVVGTGKGDQIEEALRIAGELRDQGLRVLVDDRKGVSPGVKFTDAELLGVPTSVIIGRGLKDGLVELRDRATGEREEVALGDIVERTVAACRG from the coding sequence ATGTCGACCCTGTTCCTGCGCACCCTGCGTGAGGACCCGGCGGACGCTGAGGTGCCGAGCCACAAGCTCCTCGTCCGCGGCGGCTACGTCCGGCGCGCCGCCCCCGGTATCTACTCGTGGCTGCCCCTGGGCAAGATCGTCCTGGAGAACGTCGCCCGCGTCGTGCGCGAGGAGATGGACGCCATGGGCGGCCAGGAGGTCCTCCTGCCCGCGCTCCTGCCCCGGGAGTTCTACGAGACGACCGGCCGCTGGGACGACTACGGGCCCAACCTGTTCCGCCTCCAGGACCGCAAGGGCGCCGACTACCTGCTCGGCCCCACGCACGAGGAGCTGTTCACGCTCCTGGTCAAGGGCGAGTACTCCTCGTACAAGGACTTCCCGGTCGTCCTGTACCAGATCCAGGAGAAGTTCCGCGACGAGGCCCGGCCCCGCGCCGGCGTGCTGCGCGGCCGCGAGTTCCACATGAAGGACTCGTACTCCTTCGACATCGACGACGAGGGCCTCCAGGCGTCCTACGACGCGCACCGCGCCGCCTACCAGCGCATCTTCGAGCGGCTCGGGCTGGAGTACGTCATCGTCTCCGCCACCTCCGGCGCCATGGGCGGCTCGGCCTCCGAGGAGTTCCTCGCCGTCGCGCCGACCGGCGAGGACACCTTCGTGCGCAGCACCGAGTCCGACTACGCCGCCAACGTCGAGGCCGTCACCACGCCCGCGCCCGCCGCCCGCCCGCTCGACGGTCTGCCCGAGGCGGTCGTGCACCACACGCCCGGCACCGCCACCATCCAGACCCTGGTGGACTTCCTCAACGGCGCCGGCCTGGGCCGGGACTTCGTCGAGGCCGACACCCTCAAGAACGTCCTGGTCAAGACCCGCGCCCCCGGCGCCGACGAGTGGGAGCTGCTGGCCGTGGGCCTGCCCGGCGACCGCGAGGTGGACTTCAAGCGCCTGGAGGCGGCCCTGGAGCCCGCCGAGGTCGCCCTGCTGGACGAGTCCGACTTCGCCGCCAACCCGTTCCTGGTCAAGGGCTACATCGGCCCCCGCGCCCTGCTCGACAACAAGGTGCGCTACCTGGTCGACCCGCGCGTGGTCACCGGCACCGCGTGGGTGACCGGCGCCGACCGGGACGAGCACCACGTCATCGACCTCGTGGCCGGCCGCGACTTCACCCCGGACGGCACCATCGACGTCGCCGAGGTCCGCGACGGCGACCCCTCGCCCGACGGAAAGGGCACGCTGTACACCGCCCGCGGCATCGAGATCGGGCACATCTTCCAGCTCGGCCGCAAGTACACCGACGCCTTCCAGGTGGACGCGCTGGGCTCGGACGGCAAGCCGAAGCGGATCACCATGGGCTCGTACGGCATCGGCGTCTCCCGCGCCGTCGCCTCGGTCGTGGAGCAGTCCCACGACGACAAGGGCATCGTGTGGCCGCGTGAGATCGCGCCCGCCGACGTGCACGTGGTCGGCACCGGCAAGGGTGACCAGATCGAGGAGGCCCTGCGCATCGCGGGCGAGCTGCGCGACCAGGGCCTGCGCGTCCTGGTGGACGACCGCAAGGGCGTGTCCCCCGGCGTGAAGTTCACCGACGCCGAACTCCTGGGCGTGCCCACGAGCGTCATCATCGGCCGCGGCCTCAAGGACGGGCTCGTGGAGCTGCGCGACCGCGCCACCGGTGAGCGCGAGGAGGTCGCCCTGGGCGACATCGTCGAGCGCACGGTCGCCGCCTGCCGCGGCTGA
- a CDS encoding leucine-rich repeat domain-containing protein: MRWKGEGHVGYYEYMPRFADLPVVEFPSGPVGAAPAAAVADPGSVAWRLRYHAPFHPGNGSGEDEDVEAYLERFVATVDGRRVTAITAAPLDYDGTDMAGQRDLLLAHASAWPRLRALFFTEFTVGDSELSWIGQTDVAPLLHALPALEEFTVRGGLGLRFADLEHAALRRLTVQSINLPGQAVRDLGTADLPALEHLELFLGDSAYGADTDVVDLSRVLSGAVLPRLDSLALRGAERADAWARAVAGSPLAERLRVLELSQSVLTDAGAEALLRAPALHGLRRLNLCLNRISADTAERLRAEFTARGTEVDLRDEPGEEDDQAEWDARYPEIVE; this comes from the coding sequence GTGAGGTGGAAGGGCGAGGGACACGTGGGCTACTACGAGTACATGCCGAGGTTCGCGGACCTACCGGTGGTCGAGTTCCCCTCCGGACCGGTCGGGGCCGCTCCGGCCGCGGCCGTGGCCGACCCGGGCTCGGTGGCCTGGCGGCTCCGCTACCACGCCCCCTTCCACCCGGGGAACGGCTCCGGGGAGGACGAGGACGTCGAAGCCTACCTGGAACGGTTCGTCGCGACCGTCGACGGGCGGCGGGTCACCGCGATCACCGCGGCGCCCCTGGACTACGACGGCACGGACATGGCCGGCCAGCGGGACCTCCTGCTCGCACACGCCTCCGCGTGGCCGCGTCTGCGGGCGCTGTTCTTCACCGAGTTCACCGTCGGTGACAGCGAGCTGTCCTGGATCGGCCAGACCGACGTCGCCCCGCTCCTCCACGCCCTGCCCGCGCTGGAGGAGTTCACCGTGCGCGGCGGACTGGGGCTGCGCTTCGCCGACCTGGAGCACGCCGCCCTGCGCCGCCTGACCGTGCAGAGCATCAACCTGCCCGGGCAGGCGGTGCGCGACCTCGGGACGGCCGACCTCCCGGCGCTGGAACACCTGGAACTCTTCCTCGGCGACAGCGCGTACGGGGCCGACACGGACGTCGTGGACCTGTCCCGTGTGCTGTCGGGCGCCGTCCTGCCCCGCCTCGACTCCCTGGCGCTGCGTGGCGCGGAGCGGGCGGACGCCTGGGCGCGGGCCGTGGCCGGCTCGCCCCTGGCGGAACGGCTCCGCGTCCTGGAGCTGTCCCAGTCCGTCCTGACGGACGCCGGCGCCGAAGCGCTGCTGCGCGCCCCGGCGCTGCACGGACTGCGACGGCTGAACCTGTGCCTCAACCGGATCTCGGCCGACACGGCGGAGCGGCTGCGCGCGGAGTTCACCGCGCGGGGGACCGAGGTCGACCTGCGCGACGAACCAGGGGAGGAGGACGACCAGGCCGAGTGGGACGCCCGCTATCCCGAGATCGTGGAGTAG
- a CDS encoding ferritin-like domain-containing protein — MVSETPSNGQGTDAGPEALAEALRAEHAAVYGYEYLGGAADAQGRRERALDEAAKHKALRDALHAAAVERGVDPPPALASYPLPEGHGDGDVDAFAVELEGTTARAYLWLTASEDAELRWTAGRALQETTVRALTWGGELDALPGFEQT; from the coding sequence ATGGTGAGCGAGACCCCCTCGAACGGTCAGGGCACCGACGCCGGCCCGGAGGCGCTGGCCGAGGCGCTGCGCGCCGAGCACGCCGCCGTGTACGGGTACGAGTACCTGGGCGGAGCCGCCGACGCCCAGGGGCGCCGCGAGCGCGCGCTGGACGAGGCCGCCAAGCACAAGGCGCTGCGGGACGCGCTGCACGCGGCCGCGGTGGAGCGCGGTGTCGATCCGCCGCCCGCGCTGGCCTCCTACCCGCTCCCCGAGGGACACGGCGACGGGGACGTGGACGCCTTCGCGGTGGAGCTGGAGGGCACCACGGCCCGGGCGTACCTGTGGCTGACCGCCTCCGAGGACGCCGAGCTGCGCTGGACGGCCGGGCGCGCCCTCCAGGAGACGACGGTGCGCGCGCTGACCTGGGGCGGCGAGCTGGACGCCCTGCCGGGCTTCGAACAGACCTGA
- a CDS encoding ferritin-like domain-containing protein: MSTGHRCVNRRTVLGAAAAGAAAVGLSACGGAEWYPADVTPDEYVVRAVLREKERMVTRYETAIAHGAEPADLLERFLEHHLAHADALADALPDDAGPLPEPSPEASAPAVEGPALDTPLTAAGLLVLESSATAARLDQAGAVTDAGLAQLICGIGACEAGHAHLLDEER; the protein is encoded by the coding sequence GTGAGCACGGGTCATCGCTGCGTCAACCGCCGCACGGTGCTGGGCGCCGCGGCCGCAGGAGCGGCGGCCGTCGGCCTGTCGGCCTGCGGCGGGGCCGAGTGGTATCCGGCCGATGTGACGCCCGACGAGTACGTGGTGCGCGCGGTGCTGCGCGAGAAGGAGCGGATGGTGACCCGCTACGAGACCGCGATCGCGCACGGCGCGGAGCCGGCGGACCTGCTGGAGCGGTTCCTGGAGCACCACCTCGCCCACGCCGACGCCCTGGCGGACGCCCTGCCGGACGACGCCGGGCCCCTCCCGGAGCCCTCGCCGGAGGCGTCCGCGCCCGCGGTCGAGGGCCCCGCGCTGGATACGCCCCTCACCGCGGCCGGCCTGCTGGTGCTGGAGTCGTCGGCGACCGCCGCCCGGCTCGACCAGGCCGGCGCGGTCACCGACGCGGGGCTGGCCCAGCTGATCTGCGGCATCGGAGCGTGCGAGGCCGGGCACGCCCACCTGCTCGACGAGGAACGCTGA